In one Lolium rigidum isolate FL_2022 chromosome 3, APGP_CSIRO_Lrig_0.1, whole genome shotgun sequence genomic region, the following are encoded:
- the LOC124704020 gene encoding beta-glucosidase 7-like has translation MTARSALLLLALVAAYHGGEACASAAGAGTPLCLSRASFPKGFVFGTATSAYQVEGMAAGGGRGPSVWDELTHIPGMIPGNQNADVTTDQYHRYKEDVDLMKGLNFDAYRFSISWSRIFPDGEGKVNQEGVAYYNSLIDYLLHKGITPYVNLHHYDLPLALEKKYQGWLNAKTGELFADYADFCFKTFGDRVKNWFTFNEPSRVALTGYDTGHQPPQRCSECAAGGNSATEPYIVSHNLLLAHGYAVARYRNKYQAVQQGKIGIVLDFSWYEALTNSTEDQAAAQRARDFQVGWYMDPLINGQYPQTMQDIVKERLPRFTPDQVKLVKGSSDYIGINHYTAIYMTEKKLLNQTPISYSEDWHVYYKYERNGKPIGKRANSDWLYITPFGMYGSMNYIRQKYGNPAVLIMENGMDQPGNLTRDEYVQDDTRVGYYQSYLSELKRAIDGGANVHGFFAWALLDNFEWLLGYTSKFGIVYVDFNTLERYPKKSAYWFKCLLKH, from the exons ATGACCGCGAGGTCGGCTCTGCTACTGCTTGCCCTGGTGGCCGCGTACCATGGCGGAGAAGCATGCGCCAGCGCCGCGGGGGCGGGGACGCCGCTCTGTCTGAGCCGGGCGTCGTTCCCCAAGGGCTTCGTGTTCGGGACGGCGACGTCGGCGTACCAGGTGGAAGGCATGGCGGCCGGAGGCGGCCGCGGGCCATCCGTATGGGACGAACTTACCCACATCCCAG GGATGATCCCGGGAAACCAAAATGCAGACGTTACCACAGATCAGTATCATCGCTACAAG GAGGATGTCGATCTCATGAAAGGACTGAATTTCGATGCCTACCGCTTTTCCATATCCTGGTCTAGAATCTTCCCAG ATGGTGAAGGAAAAGTCAACCAAGAGGGTGTAGCATACTACAACAGTCTGATAGACTACCTGCTTCACAAAG GCATCACTCCTTATGTCAATCTTCACCACTATGATCTCCCTCTTGCACTTGAGAAGAAGTATCAAGGCTGGTTAAATGCAAAAACAGG GGAACTATTTGCAGATTACGCTGACTTCTGTTTCAAGACCTTCGGCGACCGTGTAAAGAACTGGTTTACATTCAATGAACCAAGCCGAGTTGCGCTTACTGGTTATGATACCGGGCATCAACCTCCTCAAAGGTGCTCCGAATGCGCTGCTGGTGGGAACTCAGCAACAGAACCTTACATTGTTTCTCACAACCTTCTCTTAGCACATGGTTATGCAGTTGCAAGATACCGGAATAAGTATCAG GCAGTTCAGCAAGGGAAGATTGGAATAGTTCTGGACTTCAGTTGGTACGAGGCGCTTACAAACTCAACTGAAGATCAAGCAGCAGCTCAAAGAGCCAGGGACTTCCAAGTTGGTTG GTATATGGATCCACTAATTAATGGACAGTACCCACAGACAATGCAAGATATTGTGAAAGAGAGGTTGCCCAGGTTCACTCCTGATCAAGTTAAATTGGTCAAGGGCTCATCAGACTATATTGGGATCAATCACTACACAGCTATCTACATGACGGAGAAGAAATTGCTGAACCAGACGCCAATTAGCTACTCAGAAGATTGGCATGTTTACTACAAAT ATGAGCGAAATGGCAAACCGATTGGAAAAAGG GCGAACTCTGACTGGCTCTACATCACCCCGTTTGGGATGTACGGATCTATGAACTACATCAGGCAGAAGTATGGAAATCCCGCAGTGCTCATAATGGAAAACG GAATGGATCAACCTGGGAACCTTACCCGCGATGAGTATGTGCAAGATGACACAAGGGTTGGGTACTACCAGAGCTACCTCAGCGAGCTGAAGAGAGCCATCGACGGCGGCGCCAATGTGCATGGCTTCTTTGCGTGGGCTCTCCTCGACAACTTTGAGTGGCTCTTGGGTTACACGTCCAAGTTCGGCATCGTCTACGTCGACTTCAACACTCTCGAGCGCTACCCGAAGAAGTCGGCCTATTGGTTCAAATGCCTGCTGAAACACTGA